From the Salarias fasciatus chromosome 5, fSalaFa1.1, whole genome shotgun sequence genome, the window GGCAGGTCCTCGGCTTTGCAACCCTGCAGGGCAGGCTCTCGATGATGGCGTTTATCTTGAACTCTCTGACCTGGTGAGAAATATTTTCAGTGTGTCTTCAGTGTATGTCATGGCTTCTagtttttctccccctttttccacctttaaatGTGTGTCGTTTCTTTACTGTGTTTTTGATGGCCCAGAACACACTCAAAGAGGTCTGGTTATGAAAAGTATGCAGGACAAATCCTCCCAACAGCAACTGCATAACAATACGGGGttttaaaatgtcttatttACACAGGATAGACGTCGcttatggatttttttgttgcacGGGTTGAACTTTGATACGTTTACATCAGTCTTATCTGATAACGCatcgtctctgtgtctctgctccCACAGCGCTCTCGGTCTGTGGTTCTTCATCCGCCGAGGCAAACAGTGCCTGGACTTCACCGTCACCGTGCACTTCTTCCACATGATCTGCTGCTGGATCTATAACTCCCACCTCCCGGCCGCTCTGTCCTGGTGGCTGGTCAACGTGGCGTGCGTGGCGCTGATGGCGGTGATCGGGGAGTATCTATGCATGCGGACTGAGCTCAGGGCCATTCCCGTCAACAGCGGACCCAAATCCAACCTGTGAATGCCCTCGGACTCCATACAGACAGTGCGAGGAGGGTTCGGCCTCCAAGAAGCAGCTGAGGAAGATGTTCCACTCTGTACATGGTGGATTGACACAAATCCTCTCATCAAAGTGACTGACGGGATGAACTGATCTATTTATTCTCAACTGCCCATTAAATTGTTGGACAGTATTAACTGTAGCATATTGATATGCTTGTTTTAATGCTTTTGGAAGCAATTTACATTCATCTTTAAACTTAAAGACTGTAGGTTTTGGCTTTTTGTTGTAGTAATGTcatttttctgttgaaatcCGTGTGACCTGCTCCAGTAAAACGTGTCACACTGACCAACGTAAGTTATCTTTGACGCTTCTCAGAGCCTCTTCTGAAATGCAATGTTGGGTTacaagagagagacagtgaaTTCAAACATAGGAGAGATTTCTGCCTCACAATTCAACCCATTGTTGGTCAGAATCTAAAATATATCATGCCTGCTTTTACCCATCAGGATACAGTTTTGTGTACGTTCAGTCTCCAAGCTCTCGTTAGAAACCTTCCTCGTCAGGCTCGCGCAGCTTTTATCACATCGAGCGCTGCAGTGTGGTCACATCTGGGACAGTCTGACATCCACCAGCTGCGTCTGTGTTTCTGAGAAACGCCGTTTGAGAGGATGCAACTCGATGTGCTACGTCGGCCATTTCTAGAATATACAAGCTTTTTTTCCTATTGTGACGGTTTTTAAAAGTCCTCTCTGATTTAGcagggtttttattttctttcattggtGAAACGTCGCAGCTTCTGTAACAGAGTTATATATCTTCTCTGTCTGTGGTGACAAGTGCATGATGGAGTGCATCAGATGTTTTGAAGAAGCGCTTTATTCACTCAGTGTTTGGTTGGATGCATccagtcttctttttttttaatactttcacACACTGGAAACTGGGAAGAAGCTAACAAGTTCAAAAGAAATGGAACCCACCATCTTGCAATGACTGGTTGCATGGCAacagcagcttctttttttaattttattcttttgtttgctGTAAAGTACAGTGATAcagcagtggaaacaggaaactgTTGGGTTAATAGTAAAGATTTAATAAGATTCCCTTTTATGGTCGCCTCAGCACATTTTCAGCTCTTTAACGGAAGCAGATAGCGGCTCTCATTCCCATTTTCCAAAACAGTATATACAATAGTTACTGgagttaaaggaaaaaaaaggtaattacaCTTGCACATTAATTACACTGTAATAACACTATAAGGTAATGAGATTGAATTGCAATCTCAGATTCACctgtttaattttcatttatccATTCAGTGTGCAGTTGGATTTCTGCTCTAAAGTTTAAAAGTTTCAGGTCCCTCACATTCATAAATTTATCTCTCCCAGCTTCAAAGTGGCAGAGTGATGTAAAGCGAATAAAGATTTAAGCCaaaatgtcttcttttattCATTGAATATATTTTGTTCCACCTCATGACTCTCGACTGTTTTTGTCTGACTTCACTGACTTCATTAACAGATGCTCTGAATGATTTCATATGgaacattttttgctttttttccccacatgaatcttttaaaatgattcattaaaatataaaaagatcAATAGACTTAATAAACTCAACCATTGCTTGAAATGCACAATAACCAAGAATCCTGTGAAATCCAGCTGCTCGTTATTCTTCAGACATCAGAAATGGGTCATCTCATGACGGCGATGTCTTCCCCGGCTCATGGATTTTCCACCTGGGGCCGTGATCCCTCATTTTCTCCCACCGCTGcctctgcaggaagtgtccAGGTGGGAAGAGGCAGATGGGAGCACACTAACGAGTCGGAGAAGCACTAGTTGCAGCTCTCATTACTAACACTTTGCTCCGGGGGGAGACCAAAAACAGAAAGTGTTGTAAATGAGCAGCATCCACTGATTAAAAGTGCCACTATTTCACTGCTTTGTGTTTCTAAATCGGTGCCGTTTTCCCGAAGGtgattttctcacacacacacacacacacacacacacacacacacacaaacacacactgagtttAAACATGGTGCTTTATTATTACAAACATCTCACTTTTTTTCCATATATTGCTTTATACAGTCTTGTAAATGGTGTGCTTTTTGTCAGGACTGAAAAAACACTGAGCGCGTTCTTACATTCAGGAGTTGTTTCCATGTTCACGCTGTCATCGGTGTAGCATTATTGTGGTTTTTATGATCACAATCATTTTCATGCTCTCTCCACCGCGTCCTCCCTGAAGAAGTGGCTGTACATATTGCTCATGCTTCCAGGACGTCACGGTTGGCTTTTGATTGCGTCATCGCCGTCAGACACGCAGTGGACGACATGGTGCTACAACTCTGAAACCTGAACTCAATAGAAACATGCTAATGTGGATCAGGGAGGTGGGAGTTTCTTGCGGGTAATAAAATCTGCATAACAAAGGATGCTTGCTGTTTACACCGAGGATCTATTGCCTCACTTCATGCACAGATCAAGACCACTGTACACTTTGTCCAAGGCCGAATTTAACAAacagtcctcttttttttttttctttttctttttctccaaagCATTGTCACAACAATTTTCATGCATTTGGGATTATAGCGATGACAGAAGATGAGCAGGAACAAAGAAATTACACAGTTTGATCATTTCTATTTGGACTATTGGTGTTAAGGGACACAGATTTTGGAAAAACAAGATGAGTTAAACAAGCTGACACTCTCAGTCTTTCGCAAGAATTTTCTTTGAAGCGTtttgattaaatatttttaatcaaaaacCCATCCAGATATTGACTCGATATTGCAATTACTGTCTGTTTTCTGTATCACTCAGGCTGGATATTGTACTGATCGAGCAGCAACAACCAACcttttgtctttaaaaagaCTCCTGGTTTGAACCTGCCAGTCTTTAGActgagtttacatgttctccctgtgcctgtgCTCACTATCTCCAGCTAAGCTGACTTCCTCCTACCATCCAAACACATTGTTAATGAACTGCTGACTCTAAATTTCCCATAGATGTGAAAGTGAGCATgattgtctttctctctgcattCGTTCAAATATAGAAGACAGatgatttggtgtttttttttatagcagTGCTCATAAATTAATGATCTTCATATAAAATCTAACacatttccccattaaaaatTCATTAAATGCTTAAATCTGATAAACTGAGTAAGTATAAGCCTTtcccatgctgtgtgtgtgactgcagtaGTTCAATACTTTGACGTCAAACGTAAATCATCACTTGCAGATGAGTGATTTTCACACTATATATTAAAGACTCTTGAAACAACATTTAACACTCACACTTCATACCACGAACATCGACTCTTGAGAAGTCTGCGTAATGAGAGCGAGAACTCATCTGAACGGTGACGGAGGTGtaggatgtgtgttttttggtgTCTTCATAGCAGCCGTGCAACACCGGCCCCCCGAGGGACCGGATGCCGTGAGGGAAACGGGGTCAAAAGTTGTGTACAAGTTGCTTGATTGTCGCTCAACTACAAcagttattttaatttaaaacaaacaagctgAGAAGGCGTTTCGCCTGTTGTACGTCTGAACACTGGTGGAGTTTGATGGGTTTGGATCAAAGACTGGTTTTGTGCTTGAggtcaaaacattttaatatattttgcagtgtccctttaatgtttttgaCAGTGTGATAAACATCTATATGTCTTTACACAAACTTACTACTACATACAGTGTGGCTTATTTTGACTCTCGTGTCTCATCTGATGTAAAAGGATCATCATTTTTCATGGTAAACAGGACGTAATCAGGAGGAGGGCTCACTGTCTGATTCTGGAATGAACAGCCGACGTCACGGATTTCAAAATGACCCttgaactgaactgactgaGCTTCACAAAGATAGTAAACAGTGCATGTTGTGCTGGATTGCATTAGATTGTACAGGTGAGTGTGATAACGTGTCTGCCCCTGGCGTCGGAGTCACACAGAGCCAAAGTATCTTCTGATCAGACTTTCGCCACACTGTGTCTGAAAACATGGCCGTGTTTACGCTAATCTGCCTGAACTAATACGTTGGAAACGTGATTTTTCTCCACCACTCCGCCAGTTTGGAGACATACGGGAGGAACAAAGCTGGAGTATTTGTGGGGGATTTGAAACATAATTCATCAGAGCAAATATTGATTGGCTTGCCGCAGACATCCATGGCTCTGTGTTTACGCAATCCTTTAAAACACTTGTCCCGCTTAAATCCTTGGCTGTTAAGTTTGAAGCACAAACCCCAGAGAGGATCCCTCCTCACCccgaccccccctccacccccccacccacccggTCTATAGGAGCGACCAGTTGCTCCGGGTCACGGCCAGCATCAGCGGCAGGGCGAGGGCGGCCAGGGGCGAGCTGACGCTGGGGGAGGAGCTGGGGCTGCACAGGTCAAACAGGCTCCCCTGGAAGCGGATCTTCCTGGAGTCCTGCCGCAGCGTCTCCCAGATGGAGCTGACTTCCTCCTGACAGTCGGACAGCGCCGTCAGGGCACACGTGTGGAAAGCTTCCCAGTGGCTGTGGCAGACGGAGAATCGCCATCGTCACGTTTGACATTTGTCTCGGAATCCGCCGTGACAGCAGCGTGCAGACACGCTCCGGCTCTGGCGGATTAATCCGCTTGCCAATAATCTATCAGTCAAACGGGCTACGATGGGCTTCAAGTGAGACAAGCTTTAATTACCATGGCAACTGCATCGGAGAGTGAAACAATATCACAGATGATATTACAAGTGGGCTTTTTTCCTTCAGCAGAAGGCTTAAGTGTAAATCTTTGTCTTGGATATACAGAGCCGGGGTTTTAAAGTGCGTGCAGTAACAATGACAAAACGCGTCCCCAGAATTTCATTACTGCTGCAGCAAAGTCATAAATTATTTAGCACAATAGCTCAGTGTCTCCTCCGCCATtcattcctcctgctcctttgtAGAAAGAAGTTACAGTGCAAcatcaaaatgacagaattagCAGACAGTGGAAACATGAGACTCATTTTGTATAAACTGAGATTATGGCAGCTGCTCGTTTGTCTACAGTATTTAGGAAAGAAATGCATAACTCACATTgtattttattgcatttcatCAAACCATATATAAGATAATTGATATGTGGTATTGTGTAAATTTACTCCTTGTCCTCTTTGCTTCATCCATTCTATTTGCTAACTCCACTGGGAATGACAAACAGATACTGGCGTGCTGGCTCTCAAGCTGATGAAAAGTTATTATCACCTGCACACGGCCGCCACTCCCCGCTCGCTGGTCACGTTCTCCTGGTAGTTGTCCATGCTCTCCCCCAGCTCCAGGACACACACGGAAAAGTCCTTATAAACGTTCTCGCAGCTCACATCTGCAGAGTCTCCTGACGCCCAGAGGGACAGGaac encodes:
- the sys1 gene encoding protein SYS1 homolog; protein product: MANFRSYIWDPVLIVCQIVLMQCIYYSFLGLWLAGVDGLVQSSRSLDQIFSYEVLGFATLQGRLSMMAFILNSLTCALGLWFFIRRGKQCLDFTVTVHFFHMICCWIYNSHLPAALSWWLVNVACVALMAVIGEYLCMRTELRAIPVNSGPKSNL
- the LOC115388406 gene encoding neuritin-like translates to MGFFMSTKIGGILAFALVFLSLWASGDSADVSCENVYKDFSVCVLELGESMDNYQENVTSERGVAAVCSHWEAFHTCALTALSDCQEEVSSIWETLRQDSRKIRFQGSLFDLCSPSSSPSVSSPLAALALPLMLAVTRSNWSLL